The Panthera leo isolate Ple1 chromosome Y unlocalized genomic scaffold, P.leo_Ple1_pat1.1 chrY_random_Un_scaffold_79, whole genome shotgun sequence nucleotide sequence GGACATGCGGCAAACGGGGGCCACGCTGGCACCTTGGCACTCGCTCCAGAGCCTGGACCGGCCATTGGCGCGCGCTTGCTGGCGGCCAGCACCCTGTCTTGCTGTCTTGCAACCGATTGCTCCCCGAACCTGGCCAGCTGGCCTGACCTGCCCTGGAACCACTTCGCCCCCAGGCCGCATGCGCACACTCTTCACTGCCTctgtctcggcccctcctccacaGCAGCCACAGCCAATGCGGAGTCCTCAAATCCCAGAGCCTGTGCGCCTGCGCTCAACTTTGGCGGGCTGCGGCGGGAGGCTTCAGGGAGCTAATGGTCTTGCGGCCAAGGCTCCCCCCACCTGCTGCCGTTTCCTGTCCTTGTCCTGAGGCTGCCCTAGCTACACTGGGGCCGGGGCCGAGCGTCATGGCCAGCGTGTCGCGGTCCGGACAAAGCGGAGATTCCCGCCGACCCTGGGCCCTGATCGTCCCGGATGCGAAAGGTGGAGAGTCCCGGCCCCGCGGGAATGCAGGGGCGCTGGAGGGCGTGGGCTGGCCGCAGTCCCCAGGTTCAGGGGCGGCAAGCGCCCATCCTGTGCAGGAAACCCAGGCCGGGTGTGAGATACAGGTGGCAAGCCCAGCGGAGGAATTGGTGCTGATATTGGATGACGGAATGGTGGCGGCTGAGGTGGTGatcggggaggaggaagaggacggcGAGGCGACCAAGGATGaggtggctggagaggagaaTTCTGAGGAAGCCAAGCCAGAAGCAGAGGACAtgcacgaggaggaggaggaggtggaagttgagagacagcagcaggaggagtTTCAGGAGCAAGAGGAGAAGCGCGAGGCAGATGCAGAGGCGGAGGAGGGGCCCCAGCTCTCACAGCCGCTGCAGCAGCAAGAGCCAGCGCTGCGTCCTGCCTCAGCCCAGGACCCGCTGGCAGCACTGGAGCGTCTTCAGCTGGAGATCAGCGCTGGGAATGCCCAGGATTCCAGGGCCTTATGGCGGCTGAAGCGCAGGATTCTTCGGAGGCAGATTTCTTACCTGGATCACAGAAGGGCCATCATCAAGCACATCCCTGGATTCTGGGCCCAGGCGGTATCCTGCCTTGTGCTGGTGGGTGATGGCGGGGGCTGTTGTGCAGGAGGGCTGGGCACTGAGAGCAGGGTGCCTCAGGGCGATGGCCCCCAGAGAGGAGAGCTGGGGAATGGTCCCTGGCCCTGGGTTGGTGTGGTCTGGGATCCAGTGTAAGGCCTTGGACAGGGGCGGTTGTTGGGGATGGGGGGACTTGGTGACTGGGTCTGTTTCCTCTAGGTCTCCGCCAACGTTGGCCTGCAGGCTGGTCTCAAATATTACTTGCAGACACGAGCCATGTGTCCCCATGCTACCAGAGCTAGGGTAGCACAAAGCAGCCTTCACTCAGAGCAGATAAGGCAAGGAAACATTTCGCTGCAAAATGGGAGAGTTACGCAGGCCGCACACCCACCTTCACATTCACAGGCTGTGCACGTTTCCTAGCAGTTCCTTCAAAAGAGAGCATTTCAGACACACACTCATGACCTTTAGTGGAACCACGCCACGCCCCTTTGCCAGACAGTAGGACGACTGAGACCCACTCCGAATGGGGTACAAGCTGCCTCCTCagaccctgacacacacacacacacacacacacacacacacacacacacacacacacacacacagaggattcTCTCCTGGTATCtccacccctgcttccctctctgtcctcaggcTCCGGCTCGGTCCCACCCATGTCTTTCTCTCCGGACTGGCTGTGTCACTGTGTCTAATCCTTTTCCCTCCTCGGCCCTCCTCGTCCGTGCTTCtcgatctctttctccctcccacaccctccgCTTGCGGCGTAAATGTGCAGTCGGGTTCCTGTAAGCCATGTTATTCCATCTGGACTCAGGAGGCTGGTGACAACATAGGTCTTCACGGGAATATGCCAAGAAACCCAGCCGTGAGGAGGGGTCAGAGCACATGCCGACATCACAAGCTATGATGGGCTGCTGGCAGCCCACACAGGTCAGATATAGGAAGGAACTGTGAGGCGTGCAGGCAGTGGAGTCTCCCCCTGCTGTGTGCAGACAGCGTGGGAGGTACAGGAAGCCAACGGACTGCCCAGTGTCGATGGGGTCTGATGCATCTGCAGAGGCTGAGGAGTGTGGGGACTAGTGTTTCCTGGTCTTTCTGCACATGCCGTGATCTAGTCCCTTGCTCTTAGCCTGGGAGGGTTGGAGGGGGGCTGTGTCTGTTTCCACAGCATCTGAAGGCACAGCTCCTTGACACAGCACAGATTCTGAATCACCCCCAGTTGTCGGCCATGATCGGTGCCCAGGACAAAGACGTGCTCAGCTACGTGGTCGACTTGGAGGTGAGACCGGGGAGGCTGTGGCTGGGGGCCGTCCCGTCGGGTGTGGGATTTGGGCAGGAGAGGGTGAGGCAAAGGTGCTCACCCTCACAGCCAGGCAAGTAGCTCAGGACCCCGAGGGAGGACACTTGCCCCCTCCTGTCCCATTGCTCACGGCAGGTGGAAGAAGTGGGCCATCCCAAGTACCGCTGCAGAGTGATGTTTTTCTTTGGGGCCAACCCGTACTTCCGGAACCCAGTGATCATTAAGGAGTATCAGCTGAGCTTTGCTGGTAGGGTGTGGGTCCCATGATGGTGCGGGGCAGGGGGATGAGGAGCATGaatcaggggcaggagggagggggagggggaggggcaggtgggtggggaggaggccgtCAGCTTGCTCCTCAAATCCTCTCTTCCTGCAGGCTACAGGACATCGCGTTCCACTCCAGTCCAGTGGTTCTGGGATTATGAACGTGGAGCTCCCAGTCGCAGGCATGACCCCACCAGCCTTAACTTGTTCAACTGGCTGTGTGAGCACAGCTGCCCAGGGGCGAACAGGATTGCCGAGGTGGGGCCCCTGAGGCCTTCGTCAGCAGTGGGGATGTGGGTGGCCCCCggccagagaggagagtgggCTATGCCCAATGTGGCGCCGGCCTGTGTCCTCTTCCAGATCATCATCGAGGACCTGTGGCCCAATCCCCTGCAGTACtacctgagggaggaagggaccagAAGACAGTGATCTGACGTGCTCACGTGTCGGTGAGAACCCCAGTATGCGGTGTGTTGACCTGCGTGTTGTATGGGCAAGGGAACGTGGGCCACACATTGGCTTGGAAATGGAAGGTCCGCCGACACAGGGACACAGGTAgcatggggagagggtgggaggatgaCAGGGGACCTGCAGAGACTCAGCTGCAAACACACAGAGGGTCGAAGCCTGCAAACCAAATGCAGTTGTGCTGTGGGCTGGGGCTTTGGAGAGCAACTCGGGAGGAGCAGTGCTTCACCACAAATGCTCCCCGTGGATGTCCGCCCTGTCCCGGGCTTCCCCCTGCTCCTTCAGTCTGGATTTgcctgccagtctttgggtcaggAGCTGCCGTGTCCCCAGGAGCCACTGTGGTGAGAATCTCGCACTTCCTTCCATGTGCCCCACCACGCCATGTCCTCCCGCAACCCGACAGCCATTCTTAGAACTGGTCCAAGGCCATTGGGGGCTGGAAATGAATCCCTGGGTGAGAAAGCAAGGGGGATCGCAAAAGGGCGAGGCACAAGAGTGACACCATCTGGGATGTATCTGCAAATATCCCGTATCATTCTTGGTGTCTGTTGcgtgggggtgcgtgtgtgtgcgtgtacgcaAATGTGTCTGCGTGTGCCCACATGCGTCAGGGGCTCTGCATCTGTGTGGGCGTGAATGGCGCAGAGCTTCTATCTTTGCCCATGCAGAAACAATGGAGGACGCCACCAGTGCTGGAAGAGATGGGTGGATGAGTCTCCTGTCTTCTACGTGCCCCGGAGAGAATTGAGGAAGAGATAACGTGTGGCAGCCTTGAAGAGTTTCCACGATGTTTATGTGGACACATACAGGAAGCTAAAAACCCTtctgtttttggtgtgtgtgtgtgtgtgtgtgtgtgtgtgtgtgtgtatggggaccTGAGGAGGGACGATGAGGAAGGGACCTGAGTGTGACTGTCCTGCCGCTGCCCGGGTGATTCTGTGTGTGCAGGAGAGGTGCAGTACTGGGGTGGGGCCGGTGTTGCCATGTGCACAGAGGCCTGCCTTCTTGGGCAGGAAGagcctggaaggaggaggaggaagagacagacctgTTATTTGGAGATTTATTGTATAGGCCAGAGCcgaaaggcagggaaggggattGCACAGTGGGACCAAATTGGTCCATTGGGTCGTGGTACAGTGTGGCCAGGACTCGGGGGGTTTCATCCAGGACCCTTGCTCCCAGAGGGGTGTTGTGTCCTTGGTGAGATAGAATCCAGTCAGCAAAGCCTCCAGTCAGGATCAGAGCTAAGACCACATGTCCCCGGACAACTCAGGAGCAGGCAGCCTTCTCATAGTCGATGCCAGTATACCTTGCTGCTGCCTCCCACACCCGGGGCTCCTTTGACCCCGAGCCCTGTCCTCAGACAGTGGCTCAGGATG carries:
- the LOC122212829 gene encoding testis-specific Y-encoded protein 1-like; the protein is MVLRPRLPPPAAVSCPCPEAALATLGPGPSVMASVSRSGQSGDSRRPWALIVPDAKGGESRPRGNAGALEGVGWPQSPGSGAASAHPVQETQAGCEIQVASPAEELVLILDDGMVAAEVVIGEEEEDGEATKDEVAGEENSEEAKPEAEDMHEEEEEVEVERQQQEEFQEQEEKREADAEAEEGPQLSQPLQQQEPALRPASAQDPLAALERLQLEISAGNAQDSRALWRLKRRILRRQISYLDHRRAIIKHIPGFWAQAILNHPQLSAMIGAQDKDVLSYVVDLEVEEVGHPKYRCRVMFFFGANPYFRNPVIIKEYQLSFAGYRTSRSTPVQWFWDYERGAPSRRHDPTSLNLFNWLCEHSCPGANRIAEIIIEDLWPNPLQYYLREEGTRRQ